The DNA segment CACAACAAACGAACTTGATAACATCGACGAATGACAACATTGCTGACCTGTCAAATTTAGTTCTAAAAATCACCGCGGGTCTCCTTTCATGAAAAGGACTacagattatttataatgattattatttctgtTTGTGCATTGgtgataagaaaataataatggtgGCGACAATTGGAATCCTAAAGGAATTCAGCTTTTATatgtgttttaatttcttttagtCGATTAGTATATACCTTGAAAgcaaacttatatatttaaatatgggTGGTCTTTTTACTAAGAGTAAAAAGCCAGTAAGTAGAGTAACCGAGCAAGATAAGGCTGTTCTGCAACTAAAACAACAAAGGGATAAGTTAAAACAGTATCAAAAGAAGACAGTGCTAAACCTTGAAAGACAACGACAATTAGCAAAACAACTTTTAGCTGAAGATAAACGAGATAAGGCTAAATTACTATTGAAAAAGAAGAGATACTTTGAAAATCTTTTACAAAACGCAGACATTCAATTAGAAAAATTAGAACAACTAACACATGATCTGGAGTTCGCTCAGATTGAAGTTCAggtaaacttattaattactGATATTGGATCTCTGATCTCTGAAATCTGGATATGCAACAGTGGCAAATTCTTTGGAGGCTTTGTGAAAAGGCGCTAAGTGAGATGTAACTATTACTCTTACAtgaaattacattttgtaattttatgcaaatttaattctaaattattttattcatttttagttaaattcttaatatttttataatttgattgatttattaagttgatttaaataaattacaacaacTTGTTAATTTGACAGTTCCCTTTGCCCCCCTctgtttcatatttaattgtttatttgaaatactcctaatctaaataatatttcaggtCTTGGATGGATTAAAGAATGGAAATGCAGCTTTAAAAAACATTCATGAAATGTTGAGTATTGATGAAATAGAAAGAATCATGGATGAGACCCAAGAAGGTATTGAGAAGCAAAGAGAATTTGATGAACTTATTTCTGGACAGCTAACAGAAGAAGATGATGAAGCTATTGAAGCTGAATTAGAAGAAATGCTTGATATTAAAGACCTTCCAGAAGTCCCTACAGAGGAGTTGCCAGAAATGGAAAAGGTGCAAGCAGAAAGAAAGGAAAAGTCAAGAACCAGttctaaaaaaattgcaatggAAGCAtgatactatatataaaaaaatattgttataagtttaagaaaatgtatattttattacctgcagaataattaataaatattaaaggcaTTTACTTTTGTGCAGCAGTGCACTATAGAATATAGTGCACTGCTATATTCCAGTGTATAacttattaacaaaatttcgaaaataattttataacaaatggAGGGTGATCACCTCGCTGCCACTGAAGAAGGCACCTACCCATGTCTGGCGGCGCTTGCGCGACTTTTTACCGGGATCATCCGGCATAGGTTCTTCCCAACTTCCTGAAAGGAAGGCAATGTTGATACCACCAGGCCAGAGTGTTACCGGCCCATAACCCTGTCGACCCAGTCTAAAATATTCAAGAGGCTCCTGCTCCAACACTACAACAAGCACATAGAGCCAAGGCCCCAATAATTTGGAACTTAGACTTGGAAAAGGCGCTCAATCGCGTCTGGCATGCCGGCCTGGTGCTCAACCTCGCACTGCTCTGCGTGAACTGACCGATATCCGCCCTAAGAGGAGCGGATTAACACAAGCAATGAAACGAACTCACTCATTCATTACTCTTCACTTGTAACTTTTTAGGGTTACCTTTGTagcaagtattttatttatttatttaaacacgcAATCTACAGCAGCGTCAATTGCTCTTCCtacgaaaaataatataagctaATAATCAACAACAGTATAACTCACAAATGCAGTATTCTGAGTTGAGTATGTACGCCACTACAgatacatacaataaaaatcgttttaagtttcatttttttaatctcgTTCATATCAAATTactgaatataatttaaaatttagtagaTACACACTACAGTTAAAAATCTtaagcaaaatataaatagcgtGGTACCATTGAAGATAAATTATACCAATTTCCCGATAGCATCTATTTCAATGGTTCTCGCACCTTATGTTAAAACCCTAGGATTACAATACGATTCTTAATCGCTATTcctattattttacataatatttaaaaggtgTTACTTAGTCAAATAACATGCGTCAAACTACGCtaacaaaatcataatttatttctatatatttacatatacatacaaattgcCTACATTCTACAAATGGTGAAGGAAGTGATTACAACACCACTTCTTAGTTTGCCATGTTAGAAATAGTTtccatataatttttaatcactATTAAATATCACACACTGTACACAAAAATGGCAAATACGACAAGATTATAGCAAGGTAGTCAAGAAACTTAACAAGAtgttaagtattataaaaacgattgtgtttcaatttttaaagagTTTTTTGATGATTTGGTCAAAAGGAATGTATATTGAAGTCAAGTCATGAAAACATAAAAGAAACTGACATAAGCATATTTAATACTGCAACAGGCTACTAATGGTAAAAAACCtggttattgtttttgtatttaccTATGTATTAGACGATACtacttacaatttaatatcttgtttaa comes from the Pieris brassicae chromosome 4, ilPieBrab1.1, whole genome shotgun sequence genome and includes:
- the LOC123707932 gene encoding charged multivesicular body protein 6-A; amino-acid sequence: MGGLFTKSKKPVSRVTEQDKAVLQLKQQRDKLKQYQKKTVLNLERQRQLAKQLLAEDKRDKAKLLLKKKRYFENLLQNADIQLEKLEQLTHDLEFAQIEVQVLDGLKNGNAALKNIHEMLSIDEIERIMDETQEGIEKQREFDELISGQLTEEDDEAIEAELEEMLDIKDLPEVPTEELPEMEKVQAERKEKSRTSSKKIAMEA